Proteins found in one bacterium genomic segment:
- a CDS encoding LLM class flavin-dependent oxidoreductase, protein MKFGLTLPNRGVLFGAITPDEMLAMSEIADQSGRFEHLWVGDSFLAKPRMESITLMAGLAARTKRLRIGPACMASFPLRDPLLLAYQWASLDLLSNGRTILVACTGIVPQAGAAVEDAQYGVDNKARAERLVEWIVLLKRLWTEEKVTVEGRHYRVHGVTIEPRPAAKPRPPIWIANNSLAARSVVERTHRRVAEHADGWMTALSNPEEVSWRLQDIRSKVRELGRNPDTFPTCLYHNINVNEDRGAALAESKKFLDTYYTTDMPPDRVASWTAAGSPQECVEHLRVYERIGMGSIGLRCTSWDQRGQLRRVIEEVLPHLS, encoded by the coding sequence CCATGAGCGAGATCGCCGACCAGTCGGGACGGTTCGAGCATCTCTGGGTCGGCGACAGCTTTCTCGCCAAGCCGCGGATGGAAAGCATCACGTTGATGGCCGGCCTTGCCGCTCGGACGAAACGCCTGCGGATCGGTCCGGCGTGTATGGCCAGTTTCCCGCTGCGCGATCCGCTCCTGCTGGCGTACCAGTGGGCGAGCCTCGATCTGCTGTCCAACGGGCGCACCATCCTGGTGGCGTGCACCGGCATCGTGCCGCAGGCCGGCGCGGCAGTGGAGGACGCGCAGTACGGGGTCGACAACAAGGCACGCGCCGAACGGTTGGTCGAGTGGATCGTGCTGCTGAAACGTCTGTGGACCGAGGAGAAGGTGACGGTTGAGGGCCGGCACTACCGCGTCCATGGCGTCACGATCGAGCCCCGGCCCGCGGCGAAACCACGGCCCCCGATCTGGATCGCCAACAATTCACTTGCCGCCCGAAGCGTCGTCGAGCGCACCCATAGACGCGTCGCCGAGCATGCCGATGGTTGGATGACCGCGCTTTCGAACCCCGAGGAGGTGTCGTGGCGCCTGCAGGACATCCGGAGCAAGGTCCGGGAGCTCGGGCGGAACCCCGATACGTTCCCCACGTGCCTCTACCACAACATCAACGTCAATGAGGACCGCGGCGCGGCACTGGCGGAATCCAAGAAGTTTCTCGACACCTACTACACCACGGATATGCCTCCGGACCGGGTCGCCAGCTGGACGGCCGCCGGCTCACCGCAAGAGTGCGTGGAGCACCTTCGTGTCTACGAGCGGATAGGGATGGGTTCTATCGGGTTGCGGTGTACGAGCTGGGACCAGCGGGGGCAGCTGCGGCGGGTGATCGAGGAAGTGCTGCCCCACCTGAGCTAA
- a CDS encoding VOC family protein: MTDHPLVAIDHILIPVADLADGARHLEQTYGLRALPGGRHPGVGTGNMIVPLGSSYLELIAVVEPAEAGSPSALRVTNALRDGRTFVTWAARTDRLDALRARLQAAGVARVVQNGARARPDGVMLRWRTLSLVPFGEPSVLPFIIEWGVPPAQHPAAATVEHPSGARGIRRLRLGDPHPDEATRRLASLLGEEISTLVVVEPAETPGVVAVELDTPGREVVIT, translated from the coding sequence TTGACGGACCATCCGCTAGTCGCGATCGATCACATCCTCATCCCTGTCGCCGATTTGGCCGACGGAGCCCGTCATCTTGAGCAGACCTACGGGCTCCGCGCGCTCCCGGGAGGACGGCATCCGGGCGTCGGCACCGGGAACATGATTGTTCCCCTCGGATCATCCTACCTAGAGCTGATCGCGGTCGTGGAGCCCGCGGAAGCCGGATCCCCAAGCGCTCTTCGCGTGACCAACGCCCTGCGCGACGGGCGGACGTTTGTGACATGGGCGGCACGCACCGATCGCCTCGACGCTCTTCGGGCCCGCCTCCAGGCGGCCGGTGTCGCGCGGGTGGTGCAGAACGGCGCGCGCGCGCGCCCGGACGGCGTGATGTTGCGATGGCGCACACTCTCGCTCGTACCGTTTGGCGAGCCGAGCGTGCTGCCGTTCATCATCGAATGGGGCGTACCGCCAGCTCAGCACCCCGCCGCGGCCACGGTCGAGCATCCGTCAGGTGCGCGCGGGATCCGGCGGCTCCGTCTCGGCGATCCCCACCCAGATGAGGCGACACGCCGATTGGCGTCGCTGCTCGGCGAAGAGATCAGCACCCTCGTGGTGGTGGAACCCGCGGAGACCCCAGGAGTCGTGGCGGTCGAGCTGGACACGCCCGGTCGCGAAGTCGTGATCACATAA
- a CDS encoding methyltransferase domain-containing protein: MTPPHNSTPMDKYAFDPTWVHARQRLRGLEQLLDPGTIKHLEALGVGEGWHCLEVGAGGGTIAEWLCQRVGQAGYVMATDLDTRFLETLPMTNLDVRRHDILSEDLPECRFDLVLSRLVLEHIPEREKALRRMRSALKPGGWLVCEDTDNASVALVSPMNSANNELFMKVEQGKDRVMATRGHVYCGHHLYGYLSALGLAEVHAEGRVSLLHAGTAATYWKRLSVEQLRKDIVDAHLATEAEIEAYFALLDSPNFVSQGFIVMTARGRRPPDG; encoded by the coding sequence GTGACCCCACCTCACAATTCCACCCCAATGGACAAGTATGCGTTTGACCCCACGTGGGTCCACGCACGGCAGCGACTCCGGGGCCTTGAGCAACTCCTTGATCCTGGCACGATTAAACACCTGGAGGCGCTCGGGGTGGGTGAAGGCTGGCACTGTCTGGAAGTCGGCGCCGGAGGCGGCACGATCGCCGAGTGGTTGTGCCAACGAGTGGGGCAGGCCGGATACGTCATGGCGACCGACCTGGACACTCGCTTTCTTGAGACCTTGCCCATGACCAATCTCGACGTTCGTCGTCATGATATCCTCTCAGAGGATCTCCCGGAGTGTAGATTCGATCTGGTGCTTTCGAGACTGGTATTGGAGCACATTCCCGAACGTGAGAAGGCGCTGCGGCGGATGCGATCAGCGCTCAAACCCGGAGGCTGGTTGGTTTGTGAGGATACAGACAACGCCTCGGTTGCTCTTGTCTCCCCCATGAATTCCGCAAACAACGAACTCTTCATGAAGGTCGAGCAGGGGAAAGATCGGGTGATGGCCACGCGGGGCCACGTGTACTGCGGGCACCATCTGTATGGGTATCTAAGCGCTCTCGGACTGGCCGAAGTCCATGCCGAGGGGCGTGTGTCTCTGCTTCACGCCGGCACTGCGGCGACGTACTGGAAGCGGCTCTCCGTTGAGCAACTTCGAAAGGACATTGTCGACGCCCATCTAGCGACAGAGGCCGAGATCGAGGCGTACTTTGCGCTTCTTGATTCCCCCAACTTCGTGTCCCAGGGATTCATCGTCATGACGGCCCGGGGACGCCGCCCACCGGACGGTTGA
- a CDS encoding SpoIIE family protein phosphatase, with protein MSPRPALLSVSGGAQSPLRQVVVALLCTSVLTLGMVWLRGKFPSQFLFVPIPVIGGVAYYAGPIAGYGSALLCVGAVWSFIISPERSFAMSPGTFPLLGLFALAAWTVAFSGRRLRRVEEAQRHSVAVQQFLADVGALLSGASLDVSARLSGLANFCVPTFADWCAVDVADAAGIIRTLVVAHRDPLKLQVARELQERYPPTPESSQGSMGVIRTGQSELFEVITERFLEHVAPNADYLSVLRRLGLASAMIVAIRGRDRILGALTFASAEARRRYGRGDLGLAEEIGLRAGLALDNAALYQSEQATRIAADTARQAADAARHEADAARHEAEVARAGAERATDRIARLQAITAALSEALTPAQVAEVIVDRGIAALDAQTGTMCLLSEDGQTLDIVRAIGIPEGFIGRWHHIPITTRIAITDAVRRRQLVFLPSRNAGVAQHPDLAELQGALEWGARVAVPLMVQGRPIGALLFVTADSRLFPENDRAFLESLGRLCAQALERARFYEREHRIAGALQRAFLPEALPILSGVTIHAAYAPGSDEAEIGGDWYDAFALPTGHVMMSVGDVVGHGLHAALIMGQLRQTVRAAALEGYAPWAILRRAGEVLTATSAGDGMATAIVGELDADTLTVTLASAGHPPPMLGTSNGRVEILPITGGPPLGAPSAHGPAERIITLPAGSLLVLYTDGLIEMTRDPIKGSMALQEAMRAVLQTGADDPARAILAHVLPQESPPRDDIALITVSVAPISPHGSR; from the coding sequence ATGTCTCCGCGGCCCGCCCTCCTGTCGGTGAGCGGGGGCGCGCAGTCTCCGTTGCGCCAAGTCGTCGTCGCCCTCCTCTGCACAAGCGTGTTGACCCTGGGGATGGTCTGGCTCCGCGGAAAATTTCCCAGCCAGTTCCTTTTCGTCCCGATCCCGGTTATCGGGGGGGTCGCGTATTACGCAGGGCCGATCGCCGGCTATGGATCAGCGCTCCTCTGCGTCGGGGCCGTATGGTCCTTTATCATTTCTCCGGAGCGATCGTTTGCGATGTCACCGGGGACGTTTCCCCTGTTGGGACTCTTCGCATTGGCCGCGTGGACCGTGGCGTTCAGCGGGAGACGTTTGCGACGGGTCGAGGAAGCGCAGCGACACAGTGTGGCAGTGCAGCAATTTCTCGCCGATGTCGGAGCTCTGCTGTCCGGCGCTTCACTGGATGTGTCGGCAAGATTGTCGGGGCTGGCCAACTTTTGCGTGCCGACATTCGCCGATTGGTGCGCGGTTGACGTTGCGGATGCGGCCGGAATCATACGGACGCTCGTGGTGGCCCATCGAGACCCATTGAAGCTCCAGGTGGCGAGGGAACTCCAAGAACGCTACCCGCCCACCCCAGAATCTTCTCAAGGATCGATGGGCGTCATCCGCACCGGCCAGTCGGAATTGTTTGAAGTGATTACCGAGCGCTTCTTGGAACACGTCGCTCCCAATGCCGATTACCTCAGCGTCCTACGTCGGCTCGGGCTCGCTTCCGCGATGATCGTCGCGATCAGGGGCCGTGATCGCATCTTGGGGGCCCTTACGTTCGCGTCGGCCGAGGCTCGCCGGCGCTACGGTCGAGGCGATCTTGGCCTGGCGGAGGAAATTGGCCTGCGCGCCGGTTTGGCGTTGGACAACGCTGCCCTCTATCAATCCGAACAGGCAACCCGCATCGCCGCCGACACGGCTCGCCAAGCTGCCGACGCGGCCCGCCACGAGGCCGACGCGGCCCGCCACGAGGCCGAGGTCGCTCGCGCCGGAGCGGAACGGGCAACCGACCGCATCGCGCGGCTCCAGGCGATCACCGCCGCGTTGTCCGAGGCGCTGACTCCGGCACAGGTTGCTGAGGTGATCGTTGATCGTGGAATCGCCGCGCTCGATGCTCAGACTGGGACGATGTGCCTGCTGAGCGAAGATGGGCAGACCCTGGATATCGTGCGTGCCATCGGTATTCCCGAGGGGTTCATCGGGCGCTGGCACCACATCCCGATTACTACCCGGATCGCCATCACGGACGCAGTGCGGAGGCGACAGTTGGTATTCCTGCCCTCCCGGAATGCCGGTGTTGCTCAGCATCCGGACCTCGCTGAGCTGCAGGGCGCGCTCGAATGGGGGGCCCGGGTCGCTGTGCCGCTGATGGTCCAAGGACGGCCGATCGGGGCACTGCTGTTCGTCACCGCGGACTCCCGGCTGTTTCCTGAGAACGATCGCGCTTTCCTGGAGAGCCTCGGCCGACTCTGTGCGCAAGCGTTGGAGCGCGCTCGGTTCTATGAACGCGAACACCGGATCGCGGGTGCGCTTCAGCGGGCGTTCCTGCCGGAGGCCCTGCCGATCCTCAGCGGGGTGACCATCCACGCCGCATACGCGCCGGGCAGTGACGAGGCCGAAATCGGAGGCGACTGGTATGATGCGTTTGCGCTCCCGACCGGCCATGTGATGATGTCGGTGGGGGATGTCGTGGGGCACGGGCTGCATGCAGCCCTGATCATGGGACAGCTACGCCAAACCGTCCGCGCGGCGGCATTGGAGGGATATGCGCCTTGGGCGATCCTCCGCCGCGCCGGGGAGGTCCTCACGGCGACCAGCGCGGGGGACGGAATGGCCACGGCTATCGTCGGCGAGCTTGATGCCGACACACTCACGGTGACACTTGCCTCCGCCGGCCATCCTCCGCCGATGCTTGGGACTTCGAACGGACGTGTGGAGATTCTTCCCATCACGGGTGGTCCGCCGCTGGGGGCGCCCAGCGCACATGGGCCGGCCGAGCGGATTATTACACTGCCGGCCGGCTCATTGCTGGTGCTGTACACTGATGGACTGATCGAAATGACCCGCGACCCCATCAAGGGCTCGATGGCCCTGCAGGAGGCGATGCGCGCGGTGTTGCAGACGGGTGCCGACGATCCCGCACGAGCGATCCTCGCGCACGTCCTTCCGCAGGAATCGCCTCCACGCGATGACATCGCGCTCATTACCGTGTCGGTCGCCCCCATTTCCCCCCATGGGTCGAGATGA
- a CDS encoding glycine reductase yields the protein MTSERGRKFGFAAEDDVPVPYLPRIRDYYQALGYGAPYEWAHYSDVPFRPLPKPLARCRVSIITTAAPYQPDKGDQGPGAPYNAAAKFYTVYSGDTTKDHDLRISHIAIDRKHTKADDPAAYFPLTALRHNAASGRIGSVAPRFHGVPTNRSHRVTLEIDCPEIVARCLADEVDVAILVPNCPVCHQTVGLAARMLEEHGVSTVVMGCAKDIVEYVGVPRFVFSDFPLGNGAGRPNDSASQAFTLDLALKVVEAAPAPRTTVQSPLRWGPSPAWKRDYCNIECLTLEEIGRRRAEFDRGKREAKNVREKAGLASGVADETA from the coding sequence ATGACGAGCGAGCGTGGCAGGAAATTTGGCTTCGCCGCTGAGGATGATGTGCCGGTTCCTTACCTACCACGGATCCGGGATTATTATCAGGCGTTGGGCTATGGCGCGCCTTACGAGTGGGCCCATTACTCCGACGTGCCGTTTCGGCCATTGCCTAAGCCGCTCGCCCGGTGTCGGGTCAGTATCATTACCACGGCGGCTCCCTATCAGCCGGACAAGGGCGATCAAGGGCCCGGGGCCCCCTACAATGCGGCGGCCAAGTTCTACACCGTGTACTCGGGTGACACGACCAAGGACCACGACCTGCGCATCTCACACATCGCGATTGATCGTAAGCACACCAAGGCCGACGATCCCGCCGCGTACTTTCCGCTGACCGCGCTGCGTCACAACGCCGCCTCAGGTCGCATCGGGTCGGTTGCCCCGCGTTTTCACGGCGTTCCAACCAATCGCAGCCATCGCGTCACGCTCGAGATCGACTGCCCGGAGATCGTCGCACGTTGTCTGGCCGACGAAGTCGATGTGGCGATCCTGGTTCCCAACTGCCCCGTCTGCCACCAGACCGTCGGTCTTGCCGCGCGAATGCTGGAAGAACACGGTGTCTCCACCGTTGTGATGGGTTGCGCCAAAGATATTGTCGAGTATGTGGGCGTGCCGCGTTTTGTGTTCTCGGATTTCCCGCTCGGGAACGGAGCGGGCCGCCCCAACGACTCCGCGTCGCAGGCCTTCACCCTTGACCTCGCCCTCAAGGTGGTCGAGGCTGCACCAGCCCCACGGACCACCGTACAGTCTCCGTTGAGATGGGGCCCCAGCCCTGCTTGGAAGCGCGATTACTGCAATATCGAATGCCTCACGCTCGAGGAAATCGGGCGCCGGCGGGCTGAATTCGACAGAGGAAAGAGAGAGGCCAAGAACGTGCGCGAGAAGGCCGGACTCGCGTCCGGGGTGGCGGATGAGACCGCTTGA
- a CDS encoding 5'-3' exonuclease H3TH domain-containing protein yields MIVHLLDGTYELFRQFYGLRRYKKSADPPFGAVVGVLHSLLQMIETGATHVGVATDHVIESFRNDLWPDYKTGEGVDPALFAQFSPLEEALTAMGVAVWPMIELEADDGLASAAQIASGNTNVEKICIWTPDKDLAQCVRGERVVQVDRKGQRILDEQGVRAKFGVDPVLIPDFLALVGDQADGYPGIPGIGRTTAARLLNQYGIIENFPPAVLRENRRDQALLFKDLAVLRTDAPLFRDVDRLRWRGPTNAFAAWSERLGDARLLARCLEARVTSGAREA; encoded by the coding sequence ATGATCGTTCATCTCCTCGACGGCACGTACGAACTGTTCCGCCAGTTCTACGGGCTTCGCCGGTACAAGAAGAGCGCGGATCCGCCCTTCGGCGCTGTTGTCGGTGTCCTGCATTCCTTGTTGCAGATGATCGAGACCGGGGCGACTCACGTCGGTGTGGCGACCGACCATGTCATCGAATCTTTCCGCAACGATCTGTGGCCCGATTACAAGACCGGCGAGGGCGTTGACCCCGCGCTTTTTGCGCAATTCTCCCCCCTGGAAGAAGCGCTCACGGCGATGGGCGTGGCAGTCTGGCCCATGATCGAGCTCGAAGCCGACGACGGATTGGCCTCCGCGGCGCAGATCGCCTCCGGAAATACGAACGTGGAGAAAATCTGCATCTGGACCCCGGACAAGGACCTGGCCCAGTGCGTCCGGGGCGAGCGTGTCGTGCAGGTTGACCGCAAAGGTCAGAGGATCCTCGATGAGCAGGGAGTTCGCGCAAAGTTCGGGGTGGACCCGGTCCTGATCCCCGACTTCCTCGCCCTCGTCGGGGACCAGGCAGACGGATATCCAGGCATTCCGGGGATAGGCCGGACCACCGCGGCACGGCTACTGAATCAATACGGCATCATTGAGAACTTTCCGCCAGCCGTACTGCGGGAGAACCGACGCGACCAGGCGCTCCTATTCAAGGACCTCGCCGTGCTCAGAACCGATGCGCCCCTTTTCCGCGACGTGGACCGCCTGCGGTGGCGTGGCCCCACCAACGCATTTGCGGCGTGGTCGGAGCGCTTGGGAGACGCCCGCCTGCTGGCGCGCTGCCTCGAAGCGCGAGTGACCTCAGGTGCGAGGGAAGCCTGA
- a CDS encoding Xaa-Pro peptidase family protein: MLPFDPERFARLARAQQVDVVLASTRYSVRYLTGGYYLPFFSRASRFGGGRYLSFVAVPSTRLDSAFYVGRQDRALDEQDYIAAFGPFWIADRRWVPRGPNMSSDAAAAAARALRDHGFAGATIAIESSFLPVDAYEALRRELPEASFVNGTSLLGELRAIKQPHELARLREVHRLTAEVVRAVFMQSRAEETTRQIAARVERHVGERGAAFLYSLINVGPGLLRAPSSQAWGRGCPMHLDVGAELDEYIADIARMGSVGPPPPAASALFEVCRAAQERARTSVGPGVSCGELWRVGSEAVRVGPGAEYGRFLAHGLGMVSHEPPEVTPESTRALEAGMVVSIETEVRHPDVGHVKIEDSVVVTATGCEGLGDVDRGWCVAAAGG; the protein is encoded by the coding sequence ATGCTCCCGTTTGATCCCGAGCGGTTCGCCCGCCTCGCCCGCGCCCAGCAGGTCGACGTCGTGCTCGCGAGCACACGATACAGTGTCCGGTACCTTACCGGGGGCTATTACCTCCCGTTCTTCTCCAGGGCGTCGCGGTTCGGCGGTGGGCGGTACCTTTCATTCGTCGCCGTTCCATCCACCCGGCTCGACTCGGCGTTCTACGTGGGCCGACAGGACCGCGCGCTCGACGAGCAGGATTACATCGCCGCCTTTGGCCCGTTCTGGATCGCCGATCGGCGCTGGGTCCCGCGCGGTCCCAATATGTCGTCCGACGCTGCGGCCGCGGCGGCGCGGGCGCTGCGGGATCACGGTTTTGCCGGAGCGACGATCGCGATCGAGTCGTCGTTCCTGCCGGTAGACGCCTACGAAGCCCTGAGGCGGGAACTTCCCGAGGCGTCGTTCGTCAACGGCACGTCGCTCCTGGGCGAACTGCGGGCCATCAAGCAACCGCACGAGCTGGCGCGACTGCGCGAGGTGCATCGCCTGACGGCCGAGGTGGTCCGTGCGGTCTTTATGCAGAGCCGAGCCGAGGAGACCACCCGTCAGATCGCGGCGCGGGTCGAGCGACACGTCGGCGAGCGCGGCGCGGCCTTTCTCTATTCGCTGATCAACGTTGGACCGGGACTGCTCCGGGCGCCTTCATCCCAGGCGTGGGGGCGCGGTTGCCCGATGCACCTGGACGTCGGCGCCGAATTGGACGAATATATCGCCGACATTGCGCGGATGGGCTCGGTGGGGCCGCCGCCCCCCGCGGCCAGCGCGCTGTTTGAGGTGTGCCGCGCGGCACAGGAGCGCGCCCGCACCTCGGTGGGACCCGGTGTATCCTGCGGTGAGTTGTGGCGGGTTGGCAGCGAGGCCGTCCGGGTTGGGCCCGGGGCGGAGTACGGCCGCTTCCTCGCCCACGGGCTCGGGATGGTGAGCCACGAACCCCCGGAAGTGACGCCCGAAAGCACGCGCGCGCTGGAGGCCGGGATGGTCGTGTCGATTGAGACAGAAGTTCGGCACCCAGATGTTGGACACGTCAAAATCGAGGACAGCGTGGTCGTGACCGCGACTGGGTGCGAGGGACTTGGTGACGTCGACCGTGGGTGGTGCGTCGCCGCGGCGGGGGGATAA
- a CDS encoding chromate resistance protein ChrB domain-containing protein, whose protein sequence is MAWVVFSYSLPSTGRSSPRVTMWRRLRTLGAVSPKGGVHVLPARGECVEAFQWLAQEVEQANGEALLMWVERFEGLSDAHLIELFQGARRKEYESLGARAAGLEKSLRVKAPRTARAEAKARDLLARLRREHGEIARTDFFGAPAGIHAAAALARVEQALAPAPTADPRIPPAAVAAYRDKRWVTRPHPHVDRLACAWLIRRFINPRAQIRYSTTAAPEEVAFDMRGATFGHRGSLCTFETMLKAFGLDDPGLRAIAEIVHEIDLRDGRYVRLEGPGVDAILKGWQVLPDAEREVHGLALFDGLHAALSQSPRTTSGRRRSAR, encoded by the coding sequence ATGGCTTGGGTGGTATTCTCCTATTCCTTGCCGTCTACGGGGCGGTCGAGTCCGCGGGTCACGATGTGGCGCCGCCTCCGGACCTTGGGAGCCGTGTCTCCTAAGGGGGGCGTGCACGTGTTGCCCGCGCGAGGTGAATGCGTTGAGGCGTTCCAGTGGCTGGCCCAGGAGGTCGAGCAGGCGAATGGGGAGGCGCTGCTGATGTGGGTGGAGCGGTTCGAGGGGCTCAGCGACGCCCACCTTATCGAACTTTTCCAGGGGGCGCGGCGGAAGGAATACGAGTCGCTCGGTGCCCGGGCGGCCGGTTTGGAGAAGTCCCTCCGGGTCAAGGCCCCACGCACCGCGCGGGCGGAGGCGAAAGCCCGAGACCTCCTCGCCCGCTTGCGGCGCGAGCACGGGGAGATCGCGCGGACCGATTTCTTCGGCGCCCCCGCCGGAATACATGCCGCTGCGGCGCTGGCCCGGGTTGAGCAGGCGCTCGCTCCCGCCCCCACGGCCGACCCCCGGATCCCCCCCGCCGCGGTCGCGGCGTACCGGGACAAACGATGGGTGACGCGTCCCCACCCCCACGTGGATCGCCTGGCTTGCGCCTGGCTGATCCGCCGCTTTATCAACCCCCGTGCGCAGATTCGCTATTCGACCACAGCGGCCCCCGAGGAGGTCGCCTTCGACATGCGGGGTGCGACCTTCGGTCACCGAGGGTCCCTCTGCACGTTTGAGACGATGCTCAAGGCATTCGGCCTCGACGACCCCGGGTTGCGGGCGATCGCAGAAATCGTCCACGAGATCGATCTGCGTGATGGCCGCTACGTGCGCCTGGAAGGTCCCGGGGTCGACGCGATCCTGAAGGGTTGGCAAGTCCTCCCCGACGCTGAGCGCGAGGTCCACGGTCTCGCGCTCTTCGATGGGTTGCACGCCGCGCTCTCTCAGAGTCCGCGGACGACGTCGGGGCGGAGACGCTCGGCCCGATAA
- a CDS encoding chromate resistance protein ChrB domain-containing protein translates to MKWVTRKNANVDRIACPWLIRKFVDQDPVFIYVRAEEVRAAAKREEAIPFDIKDVELGHVDGRCSFESIMVKYALTDPALQKLAKIVHGADVAADVNIVPEAAGLKAIAHGFALLHGDNDHKKIRLETPLYDALYAWCQRTVAEER, encoded by the coding sequence ATGAAGTGGGTCACACGCAAGAACGCCAATGTCGATCGGATTGCCTGTCCGTGGCTCATTCGGAAATTCGTCGACCAGGACCCGGTGTTCATCTATGTCCGCGCAGAAGAGGTCAGGGCCGCGGCTAAGCGCGAGGAGGCCATCCCCTTTGACATCAAGGACGTCGAGTTGGGTCATGTCGACGGCCGATGCAGCTTCGAATCGATCATGGTCAAGTACGCGCTCACCGATCCGGCCCTGCAGAAACTGGCGAAGATCGTTCACGGCGCGGACGTTGCCGCGGACGTCAACATCGTCCCCGAGGCGGCCGGCCTCAAGGCGATCGCCCACGGCTTCGCCTTGCTCCATGGCGACAACGACCACAAGAAGATCCGATTGGAAACCCCCCTCTACGATGCGCTGTACGCGTGGTGCCAACGCACAGTGGCCGAAGAGCGGTAA
- a CDS encoding NAD(P)-dependent oxidoreductase has product MEKCRVKIASSGLSAGGALAAMLGDEFLVEEFSPEVPLRDQVATAQVLLVRSVPVTREVIDAAPHLRLIQRPGANVEAVDMAYATEKGIPVCNIPRDLLWEPYVAEHAMFLILALAKRYRETQESLRARRSGQPLTLGLRGKTLGLIGVGRTGTPLVRMARAFEMNVRAVKRMVDERIRDELGLTWLQPFDRLPELLRESDFVSIHLPLLKETTGFVGTREIGLMKPTAFLINISRGSIVDKTALLTALQEGRLAGAGVDVFWEEPPDPEDPLLQCPTVIATPHVAGFTKEGLETLARHSAENIRRVMSGLPARYALNGL; this is encoded by the coding sequence ATGGAGAAGTGTCGGGTGAAGATCGCGAGTTCGGGCCTGAGCGCCGGGGGGGCGCTGGCGGCCATGCTGGGGGATGAGTTCCTCGTGGAGGAGTTCTCCCCCGAGGTGCCGCTGAGGGACCAGGTGGCGACGGCCCAGGTGCTTTTGGTCAGGAGCGTGCCGGTGACGAGGGAAGTGATTGATGCTGCGCCACACTTGCGATTGATTCAGCGGCCAGGCGCCAATGTCGAAGCGGTCGATATGGCGTATGCGACGGAGAAGGGCATCCCGGTCTGCAACATCCCGCGGGATTTGCTCTGGGAACCCTACGTCGCGGAGCATGCGATGTTTCTGATCCTCGCGCTTGCCAAGCGGTATCGGGAGACCCAGGAATCGCTGCGGGCCCGACGGTCCGGCCAGCCGCTCACCCTAGGGCTGCGGGGCAAAACCCTGGGGCTGATCGGCGTGGGACGGACAGGCACCCCACTGGTTCGCATGGCCCGGGCGTTTGAGATGAACGTGCGGGCGGTGAAACGGATGGTGGACGAACGGATTCGGGATGAGTTGGGGCTGACCTGGCTCCAGCCATTTGACCGGTTGCCCGAGCTCCTGCGCGAGAGCGACTTCGTCTCGATTCACCTCCCCTTGTTGAAGGAGACGACCGGGTTCGTCGGGACACGCGAGATTGGACTCATGAAACCCACGGCGTTTCTGATCAACATTTCACGCGGATCGATTGTCGATAAGACGGCCCTGTTGACCGCGCTGCAAGAGGGGCGCTTGGCCGGTGCGGGAGTGGATGTGTTTTGGGAGGAGCCCCCCGACCCGGAGGACCCGCTCCTGCAGTGTCCCACCGTCATCGCGACTCCACACGTGGCCGGTTTTACGAAGGAGGGGTTGGAAACGCTCGCCCGCCATTCCGCCGAAAACATCCGGCGAGTGATGAGTGGATTGCCGGCGCGATACGCGCTGAACGGCCTATAA